Genomic window (Sphingomonas sp. OV641):
ACCACCACCTATGCCGGCACGATCTACGCCGACATCATGCTTGCCGCGAACAGCAGCGTGCCGATCGACGCGGAGGCGGACGAGCGTGCGATCTATCTGGTTGAGGGCGACGCCTCGCTGGAGGGCGTGCCGCTGGAGCCGCAACGCCTGTACGTGCTGCGGCCCGGCATCGCTGCAACGCTGCGCTCGAGCGGCGGCGCGCGCGCCATGCTGGCGGGCGGCGACGCCTTTGCCACGCCGCGGCATGTGTGGTGGAATTTCGTCAGTTCGTCGCGCGAGCGCATCCAGGAGGCGAAGCGGGCGTGGATGGCGCGCGAGTTTCCGGTGGTGCCCGGCGACGAGGTGGAGTGGATCCCGATCCCCGGCCAGCCGAAAACGGTCAGCTACCCCTGAGGACGGCCGGCGGGCAGGCCGCCCCCTGATCCCACCTCAATCCCGCTCATAGGGGCCGCGTCGCATCACATAATCGCGGGTTTCGTAAGGCGGCGACAGCGCCTCCACCCAGGCGCCGTGCGCATGAGTGAGCGCCACCAGCTCCATTGGCCGATCGCCGGGCCATGTCTGTACGCGCACCTCATGGCGGTGGAGATCGCGGTTGGGCTCCATCATCACCCAGGCGAGCCGGTGTTCCGGCGTGGCGCGCGCGCCGGCCGCGTCCATCGCCTCGCGTATACGGGCCTGCGACGCGGGCGGGAGATACTGCCAGACCACGGAATGCATCAGCACGCGGGTGGTGCCGGCGTCCTGCGGCTCGGCCAGCCGTGCCTCGACCCATTCGGCGGCGTCGCCTTTCGCCAGTGACACGCCATGCTCGCGGATCATGGCGATGCCGCGCTCGATCCGGTCGAGCCGTTCGGTCGCATCCACCCACACATAAGCGGCCAGCCGCGCCGCCTGAGCGGGATCGGCCACATCGACAGGCGCGATGTCGACGCCCCGGACGGAGCGGATGGCGATGGGTGCGTCGGGTGGCGGTGGGCCGCGCCATTCCGGCGCGATGAGCACGGGCGAATCGGCCGGCCCGCGCCTCACCCCGCCAAGGTCGAAGGCGTAGCGGTCGATCAGCAGGTTAAGCCCGGCGCTCGACCCGATCTCCAGCAAATCCAGATCGGGGCCGAACCGCGAAGCGACATGGAGCAGCCCCGTCATCAACCCGGCCGATCGCCCCGCCTCGTTCGTCTGCGGCGGGCCATTGAGCCATGGCAGCAGCGCCGCGTCATGGGTCCGCACCACGTCGCGCAAGATCGCAACCGTTTCGCTCCGGTCGATCACTGCGCCGGTGAATATCCGATCCAGCGCTGCGTCGCCTCCGCGCCGATGCAGCGCGTGCAGCCCGCCGATCAGCCGAAGCACCAGCGCGTCGGCTACCGGCTCCCCGGCCCAGTCAAGCACCCGCCGCCCCGTTTCGCTCCCCCGATCCAGCGCATCGGCCAGCGCAGCGCTGACCCGCGCGGTGATCGGCGCGGCCATCGCCTCGCAATAGGCCGCCTGGACGTGAAATGATTCGCGGTTCTCTGCTTCGCTGCCCATGGCCATGTGTTGCGCCCGTTCCGGCCGGTGCGTAAAGCCCGCCGCCATGGCCGAACCGCTCGTTATCGCCGTTCCCAAGGGGCGGATCCTCGCCGAGGTGCAGCCGCTGCTCGCCGCCGCCGGCGTCGTGCCCGAAGCGGCATTCTTCGATGAGGACAGCCGCGCCCTTCGTTTCGCCACCCAGGATCCCGCGATCGCGCTGATCCGCGTGCGGGCATTCGACGTCGCGACCTTCGTGGCGCATGGCGCGGCGCAGCTTGGCATCGTCGGTTCGGACGTGCTCGGCGAGTTCGCCTATCCGGAGCTGTACGCGCCGGTGGATCTCAACATCGGCTATTGCCGCCTGTCCGTCGCCGAGCCCAAGGAATTGGCCGAGACGGACGATCCGCGCGGCTGGAGCCATGTGCGCGTCGCGACCAAATATCCGCATCTCACCGCGCAGCATTTCGCCAGCCGCGGCGTGCAGGCGGAGTGCATCAAGCTGAATGGCGCGATGGAGCTGGCGCCGATGCTGGGGCTGGCGCCGCGCATCGTGGATCTGGTGTCCTCCGGCCGCACGCTGAAGGAAAACGGCCTGGTCGAGGTGGAGACGATTGTCGAAGTGTCGTCCCGCCTGATCGTGAACCGCGCCGCGATGAAGATGCGCGCCGGGCTGGTGGTGCCACTGGTGGAGGCATTCCGCCGCGCCGTGAACGAGGCAAAGGCGGCATGATCCGCCTTTCCACCGCCGACGCGTCCTTCACGCAAGACTTCGCCGCGCTGGTCGATGCGCGCCGCGAATCGGATGCGGACGTGACGCGCGACGTGTCCAACATCCTGCGCAGCGTGCGTGACGAGGGTGATGCAGCGCTAAAGGCCTTTACCCTGAAGCTCGACGGCCATGACCTGGACGAGAGCGGCTGGGCGATCCCGCTGGCGGATTGCGCGGCGGCGTTCGAGACGCTCGATCCCGGCTTGCGCGAGGCGCTTGAACTCGCCGCGTCGCGCATCCGTGCCTATCATGAAAAGCAGCGCCCGGCGGACACGGCGTTCACCGATGACGCCGGCGTTCGGCTCGGCGCGCGGTGGCGGGCGGTTGATGCAGCCGGCATCTATGTGCCCGGCGGGCGCGCGGCTTATCCGTCCACGCTGCTGATGAACGCCATCCCGGCCAAGGTGGCGGGCGTGGAGCGGCTGGTGGTAGTGACGCCGACGCCCAAGGGGGACATCAACCCGCTCGTCCTTGCCGCCGCGCATCTGGCGGGGGCTGATGAAGTGTGGCGGGTCGGCGGGGCGCAGGCGATCGGCG
Coding sequences:
- a CDS encoding DUF2332 domain-containing protein → MAMGSEAENRESFHVQAAYCEAMAAPITARVSAALADALDRGSETGRRVLDWAGEPVADALVLRLIGGLHALHRRGGDAALDRIFTGAVIDRSETVAILRDVVRTHDAALLPWLNGPPQTNEAGRSAGLMTGLLHVASRFGPDLDLLEIGSSAGLNLLIDRYAFDLGGVRRGPADSPVLIAPEWRGPPPPDAPIAIRSVRGVDIAPVDVADPAQAARLAAYVWVDATERLDRIERGIAMIREHGVSLAKGDAAEWVEARLAEPQDAGTTRVLMHSVVWQYLPPASQARIREAMDAAGARATPEHRLAWVMMEPNRDLHRHEVRVQTWPGDRPMELVALTHAHGAWVEALSPPYETRDYVMRRGPYERD
- the hisG gene encoding ATP phosphoribosyltransferase, translating into MAEPLVIAVPKGRILAEVQPLLAAAGVVPEAAFFDEDSRALRFATQDPAIALIRVRAFDVATFVAHGAAQLGIVGSDVLGEFAYPELYAPVDLNIGYCRLSVAEPKELAETDDPRGWSHVRVATKYPHLTAQHFASRGVQAECIKLNGAMELAPMLGLAPRIVDLVSSGRTLKENGLVEVETIVEVSSRLIVNRAAMKMRAGLVVPLVEAFRRAVNEAKAA